A DNA window from Gopherus evgoodei ecotype Sinaloan lineage chromosome 22, rGopEvg1_v1.p, whole genome shotgun sequence contains the following coding sequences:
- the LOC115638805 gene encoding disintegrin and metalloproteinase domain-containing protein 10-like yields the protein MVFAQSGGSVNSVEYLRPFVKYQEKVAYDRAALEWMHQRAKRATKEHEKIIQLEFQAYQSPVTNSSPFRLPSRTFKLRLSRDTSAFARDFEITGKATSEPADVSFIYSGVLQDEPGSFCHGAIINGLFEGFIRTRNGTYYMEAPGAFTSSATSPGQTLIHHESDIDYSILEDPSSASLMRGTHQILRNFQQELKLKGETLERQRRSLDYSRTSCLLYLQADYLFYQRFGTIEAVIAQIASYIKAVNTIYEGANFDGIRHIDFKVKTLNIIQENDPSDSMESPFIGPEMLLMLHSKSNWNSYCLSYLLTDRDYSGILGIAFNGQAGDLGGICSKHRQFRDREASLNTGLITLQKYGQYLPPRILHLTLAHELGHSLGAPHDESEECARFSFDTTHGNYLMFSYATDGWQYNNDKFSPCSIEYIGNILRAKKDRCFVETDRPICGNQIVDPGEECDAGNNDSDPCCYAAKEPNGFRCRLKPGVQCSSSQGLCCSHECVYKRQGELCHEETDCTFESTCSGLTAECAAPLPKASYTLCSMGTRICLNGLCLGSLCVKHGLEQCDCVSTSRREKCHLCCQQPGQVHTCASTSSALLERYFNGTHIPLTPGTPCRDRMGYCDKFHVCRLVDEDGPIARVKNFILDFIELEDISAWMKTRWWAVLLMILTLAAVMAGTVFLFGRTLDSEKEEKSMTCMVKKNSFSKQPEKRQTLIYWEHEELYVETTHQEYETII from the exons ATGGTCTTTGCCCAAAGCGGCGGCTCAG tCAACAGCGTTGAGTATTTAAGGCCATTTGTAAAGTACCAGGAGAAAGTGGCTTATGACAGAGCAGCTTTAGAATGGATGCATCAGAGGGCAAAAAGAGCTACCAAAGAGCATGAAAAAATCATCCAGCTAGAATTCCAAGCCTATCAGAG TCCTGTAACCAACTCTTCACCGTTTCGCTTACCTTCCAGGACATTCAAGCTGAGGTTAAGCAGGGACACGAGTGCTTTCGCCAGAGACTTTGAGATAACCGGGAAggccacctcagagcctgcagatGTTTCTTTCATTTACTCTGGTGTCTTGCAAG ATGAGCCTGGATCTTTCTGCCACGGTGCCATCATCAATGGCCTTTTTGAAGGGTTTATCAGAACCAGGAATGGCACCTACTACATGGAGGCACCCGGTGCATTCACCAGCAGTGCGACGTCTCCAGGCCAGACGCTCATCCACCATGAAAGCGACATCG ATTATTCCATTTTAGAAGATCCATCCTCTGCTTCTTTGATGAGGGGAACGCATCAGATCTTGCGGAATTTCCAGCAAGAGCTAAAATTAAAG GGAGAAACCTTGGAGAGGCAGAGAAGGAGTCTGGATTACTCTAGGACGTCCTGCTTGCTGTACCTTCAAGCCGACTACTTGTTCTACCAAAGGTTTGGCACCATAGAAGCAGTGATTGCTCAG ATTGCTAGCTACATAAAAGCTGTGAATACAATTTACGAAGGCGCAAATTTTGATGGTATCAGGCACATCGACTTCAAAGTGAAAACCCTAAAT ATAATCCAGGAGAATGATCCTTCTGACTCTATGGAATCACCTTTCATTGGCCCAGAAATGCTGCTGATGCTGCATTCCAAGTCCAACTGGAACAGCTATTGTCTCTCCTACCTCCTCACTGACAGGGATTACAGTGGAATTCTAGGGATTGCTTTTAATGGACAAGCGG GTGACTTAGGGGGGATATGTTCCAAGCACAGGCAATTCCGGGACAGGGAGGCGTCTCTGAACACTGGCTTGATCACGCTGCAGAAATATGGCCAATATTTGCCTCCTAGGATTCTCCATCTCACTCTGGCCCATGAACTTGGCCACAGCCTAGGAGCTCCG CATGATGAGAGTGAGGAATGCGCCCGTTTCAGCTTCGACACCACGCATGGGAACTACCTGATGTTCAGCTACGCCACAGATGGATGGCAGTACAACAATGACAAATTCTCCCCGTGCAGCATTGAATACATCGGGAACATCCTAAGAGCCAAGAAGGACAGGTGCTTCGTTG AAACTGACCGCCCCATCTGTGGGAATCAAATTGTAGATCCGGGGGAGGAATGCGACGCGGGCAACAATGACTCTGACCCTTGCTGCTATGCTGCCAAGGAGCCAAATGGCTTCCGGTGTAGGCTGAAGCCAGGAGTGCAGTGCAG CTCAAGCCAGGGCCTGTGCTGCAGCCATGAATGTGTCTATAAACGCCAAGGGGAGCTCTGCCACGAGGAGACGGACTGCACCTTTGAGAGCACCTGCTCTGGACTAACGGCTGAATGTGCTGCTCCCCTTCCCAAAGCCAGTTAcactctctgcagcatggggaccCGGATCTGCTTAAATGGG CTCTGCCTCGGATCCCTCTGCGTCAAGCACGGCCTGGAGCAATGCGACTGCGTTAGCACGTCCAGGCGGGAGAAATGCCAcctctgctgccagcagccag GCCAAGTGCACACATGTGCCAGTACATCCTCTGCTCTGCTGGAGCGTTACTTCAACGGCACACACATCCCACTGACCCCAGGCACGCCCTGCAGGGACAGGATGGGCTACTGCGATAAGTTTCACGTCTGTCGGCTCGTGGACGAAGACGGACCCATAGCCAGAGTGAAGAACTTCATCTTGGATTTCATCGAGCTGGAGGATATATCAGCCTGGATGAAG ACGCGCTGGTGGGCTGTGCTCTTGATGATCCTCACTCTGGCAGCTGTGATGGCCGGCACCGTCTTCCTCTTCGGAAGGACGCTCGACAGCGAAAAAG AGGAGAAAAGCATGACGTGCATGGTCAAGAAGAACTCATTCAGCAAGCAACCTGAGAAAAGGCAAACATTAATATACTGGGAACATGAGGAGCTCTACGTTGAAACAACGCACCAGGAGTACGAGACCATAATATAG